One part of the Marinobacterium rhizophilum genome encodes these proteins:
- a CDS encoding sterol desaturase family protein, with translation MSETALRLLIFVAVFVLVALCEHAWPRRPRRQTRARRWGINLGLLGIDILAQRLTLGAAALGMALYAQAQGWGLFNVQSLPVWLTAVAGFLLLDLAIYLQHRLFHVVPLFWRLHLVHHTDLDLDLSSGFRFHPLEILLSLLYKVALVAVLGISPLVVLVFEATLSAAALFNHANLRLPLRLDAWLRWLLVTPDMHRVHHSVIPAETNSNYGFFISLWDRLLGSYREQPSAGHQGMTIGLHEYQREDRLGLMQLVLIPFRAPESEVSNPARSEDRR, from the coding sequence ATGTCCGAGACGGCGCTGCGACTACTGATTTTTGTGGCTGTTTTCGTGCTGGTGGCCCTGTGTGAGCATGCCTGGCCAAGGCGCCCGCGTCGTCAGACGCGGGCCAGGCGCTGGGGTATCAACCTGGGTTTGCTGGGTATCGATATCCTGGCGCAGCGGCTCACTTTGGGGGCAGCGGCACTGGGGATGGCACTGTATGCACAGGCACAGGGGTGGGGGCTCTTCAATGTACAGTCCCTGCCGGTCTGGCTGACTGCTGTTGCCGGTTTCCTGTTACTGGATCTGGCGATCTACCTGCAGCATCGGCTGTTTCACGTTGTGCCTCTGTTCTGGCGGCTGCACCTTGTACATCACACGGACCTTGATCTTGATCTCTCCAGCGGATTTCGGTTCCACCCGCTGGAAATCCTGTTGTCACTGCTGTACAAGGTCGCGCTGGTGGCGGTACTGGGTATCAGTCCATTGGTGGTGCTGGTGTTCGAGGCGACGCTCAGCGCGGCGGCCCTGTTTAACCATGCCAACCTGCGATTGCCTTTGAGGCTGGATGCGTGGCTGCGCTGGTTGCTGGTAACGCCGGACATGCACCGGGTGCACCATTCGGTCATTCCGGCGGAAACCAATAGCAATTACGGTTTTTTTATTTCCCTGTGGGACCGGCTGCTGGGCAGCTACCGCGAGCAGCCATCCGCCGGACACCAGGGCATGACGATCGGCCTGCATGAATACCAGCGCGAAGACCGGCTCGGCCTGATGCAACTGGTGCTGATTCCGTTCCGTGCTCCCGAGTCGGAAGTTTCGAATCCGGCTCGCTCGGAGGACAGACGGTAG
- a CDS encoding COG4315 family predicted lipoprotein produces MRKRTLTTVLSLLISAPLLAAPAVPGDSAQGEILTDARGMSLYTFDKDSNGLSSCYDACAQNWPPLLAEPGDGADGNFAISERTDGNLQWTYKGAPLYGFIKDQQAGDISGDGLKGVWHLARP; encoded by the coding sequence ATGCGTAAACGTACACTGACCACCGTACTCTCCCTGCTGATCAGCGCGCCGCTGCTGGCCGCCCCCGCCGTGCCCGGCGACAGTGCCCAGGGCGAAATCCTCACCGATGCAAGAGGCATGAGTCTCTACACCTTTGACAAGGACAGCAATGGCCTGTCCTCCTGCTATGATGCCTGTGCCCAGAACTGGCCACCGCTGCTGGCCGAGCCAGGTGACGGAGCCGATGGCAACTTTGCCATTAGCGAACGCACCGATGGCAACCTGCAGTGGACCTACAAAGGGGCGCCGCTGTATGGTTTTATCAAGGATCAGCAGGCCGGCGACATTAGCGGTGATGGCCTCAAGGGCGTCTGGCATCTGGCCCGTCCCTGA
- a CDS encoding RNA polymerase sigma factor, translating into MNKNDLVDHLPDLRRYARSLLYTPSDAEDLVQETLLSALSNLPLWLRRNKHRAWLFSIMHNNFVNQVQQGKTREKHFPSLVTLYGDPIETPACDVSPGLHRALQCLSVDDRSLLLLVAQAGFSYAQVAHILELPQGTVMSRLHRARHKLRSLLEQADNNRYREQQ; encoded by the coding sequence GTGAACAAGAATGACCTCGTAGACCACCTGCCAGACCTGCGCCGCTATGCCCGCTCGCTGCTCTACACACCCAGCGATGCCGAGGACCTGGTACAGGAAACCCTGCTGTCTGCACTGAGCAACCTGCCACTGTGGCTAAGGCGCAACAAGCATCGCGCCTGGCTGTTCAGCATTATGCACAACAATTTCGTCAACCAGGTGCAGCAGGGCAAAACACGGGAAAAGCACTTTCCCAGCCTGGTCACACTCTATGGCGATCCGATTGAAACACCTGCTTGCGATGTCTCGCCGGGACTTCACCGGGCGCTGCAATGCCTGTCGGTGGATGACCGGTCACTGCTGCTGCTCGTCGCCCAGGCGGGCTTCAGCTACGCGCAGGTTGCCCATATTCTGGAGCTGCCCCAGGGTACGGTCATGTCCCGACTGCACCGGGCCCGGCACAAGCTGCGCTCACTGCTTGAGCAGGCTGACAACAACCGCTACCGGGAACAGCAATGA
- a CDS encoding anti-sigma factor family protein, with translation MSTSYNSPTEGLPFDADQMELWLTARLPDTQQRHIDDWLRHHPQHLRYWQALQQDQRALAQLQPPLEQRFLDDYDLKPSQATPSARRLRLPVMPIFSGFALGCLCTALALPFWTTTPSVQVQQPAFVQSAMQAHALYSVEVRHPVEVGGGEQAHLLTWLSKRLDRPLSAPDLSTLGFELLGGRLLPAADSPAAQLMYQDAGGERITLYIAAAANSQPSSFLFSEHRGLSTFYWVDSHWGYSLSGRIDRARLSQLSNQVYQALML, from the coding sequence ATGAGTACCTCGTACAACAGTCCAACCGAGGGCCTGCCCTTCGATGCCGACCAGATGGAGCTGTGGCTGACAGCACGGCTGCCGGACACGCAGCAGCGCCACATTGATGACTGGCTGCGCCACCATCCGCAACACCTGCGCTACTGGCAGGCACTGCAGCAGGATCAGCGTGCACTGGCACAGCTACAACCGCCGCTGGAACAACGCTTTCTAGACGACTACGACCTGAAACCCTCGCAAGCCACGCCTTCGGCTCGCCGCTTGCGCCTGCCCGTCATGCCGATATTTTCGGGTTTTGCACTGGGCTGCCTCTGCACCGCCCTGGCACTGCCCTTCTGGACCACGACACCTTCTGTCCAGGTGCAACAGCCAGCTTTCGTACAGAGCGCGATGCAGGCCCATGCGCTTTACAGTGTCGAAGTACGGCATCCGGTGGAGGTCGGCGGGGGGGAGCAGGCGCACCTGCTGACATGGCTGTCCAAACGCCTTGATCGCCCCCTGAGCGCACCGGATCTCAGCACACTGGGCTTCGAACTGCTCGGCGGTCGCCTGCTGCCGGCGGCGGACAGCCCGGCGGCACAACTGATGTACCAGGATGCCGGCGGTGAGCGCATCACCCTGTATATTGCTGCGGCGGCCAACAGCCAGCCCAGCAGTTTCCTGTTCAGCGAACACCGCGGGCTATCGACCTTCTACTGGGTGGATAGCCACTGGGGCTACAGCCTGAGCGGGCGTATCGACCGGGCCCGCCTGTCACAACTGTCGAACCAGGTGTACCAGGCGCTCATGCTGTAG
- a CDS encoding flavin reductase family protein, with product MLATARSPATLPARRKGLKLAGAEWAIQRLACAPDSPLTSTELPMIFDLDTLSPNRRYHLMTQGLVPRPIAWILSRNDNDSLNLAPFSFFNAVCSDPPLLMLSIGRKDGGEIKDSRRNILSKRDFVIQIPSRHHASAVTASAASLEYEESELASLELELTDFPGCSVPRIADAGIAMHCEFHDVHYLGPAEQAIVYARVRQFYASDDLVSETNGRYSINAAALDPLARLGGAQYAGLGELFAIARPS from the coding sequence GTGCTCGCGACCGCCAGATCGCCGGCAACGTTGCCGGCCCGGCGCAAAGGCCTTAAGCTGGCCGGTGCAGAGTGGGCCATACAGCGGCTCGCCTGCGCCCCCGACAGCCCACTGACCAGCACCGAGTTGCCCATGATCTTTGACCTCGACACCCTGTCGCCCAATCGCCGATACCACCTGATGACGCAGGGCCTGGTGCCACGCCCCATTGCCTGGATTCTGAGCCGCAATGACAACGACAGCCTCAACCTGGCGCCCTTTTCGTTTTTTAATGCCGTCTGTTCCGACCCGCCGCTGCTGATGCTGTCGATCGGGCGCAAGGATGGCGGCGAAATCAAGGATTCGCGCCGTAATATTCTCAGCAAGCGTGACTTTGTCATTCAGATCCCGTCCCGGCACCATGCCAGCGCCGTGACCGCCAGTGCTGCAAGCCTCGAATATGAAGAGTCGGAACTGGCATCGCTGGAGCTGGAACTGACGGACTTTCCCGGCTGCAGCGTACCGCGCATCGCCGATGCCGGTATTGCCATGCACTGTGAATTCCACGACGTGCATTACCTGGGCCCGGCCGAGCAGGCCATAGTCTATGCCCGTGTGCGCCAGTTTTATGCCAGTGACGACCTGGTCAGCGAAACCAACGGCCGCTACAGCATCAATGCCGCCGCACTGGATCCGCTGGCCCGCCTGGGCGGCGCCCAGTATGCCGGCCTTGGCGAACTCTTTGCCATCGCTCGGCCGTCCTGA
- a CDS encoding DMT family transporter — translation MMGKSLQADLLMLLVTLLAAMGWMFSHEALSEMPPLGFIGVRFLLAGLLVGGLGWHQVRRLPPRAWRRAGATGVVMGLAMLCWILGLSKTDQLGVGAFISSLSVVLVPVLGWLFFRQKPTASTWLALLVATLGLGSLSLESGLSIAASDGYFAAAAVILALHFNLNSRYALSIPPVALTGIQLGVVGLIALLASGLSESWSASISWRGIGWLLASILIATSLRFFLQIKAQGMASASHAAIIMTLEPVWTALLAMLWLQEQMSLQQLFGCSLIFLSLLINRWRWLLHRPKPGA, via the coding sequence ATGATGGGCAAAAGCCTGCAGGCTGATTTGCTGATGCTGCTGGTCACCTTGCTGGCGGCCATGGGATGGATGTTTTCCCATGAGGCGTTGAGCGAGATGCCGCCGCTGGGCTTTATCGGGGTGCGGTTTTTACTGGCAGGGCTGCTGGTGGGGGGGCTGGGGTGGCACCAGGTGCGCCGGTTGCCGCCCCGGGCCTGGCGCCGGGCCGGTGCTACCGGGGTGGTGATGGGACTTGCCATGCTGTGCTGGATTCTGGGGCTATCCAAGACCGACCAGCTGGGCGTCGGTGCCTTTATTTCCAGTTTGAGTGTGGTGCTGGTACCGGTGCTGGGCTGGTTGTTTTTCCGCCAGAAACCGACGGCGAGTACCTGGCTGGCCCTGCTGGTGGCGACCCTTGGGCTGGGCAGCCTGTCGCTGGAGTCAGGGTTGAGCATAGCGGCCTCTGATGGCTACTTTGCCGCAGCGGCGGTGATACTGGCACTGCACTTCAACCTGAACAGCCGCTATGCGCTGAGTATTCCGCCGGTTGCGCTCACGGGTATCCAGCTCGGTGTCGTAGGGCTGATCGCATTGCTGGCATCGGGGCTCAGCGAATCCTGGAGTGCATCGATCAGCTGGCGTGGCATTGGCTGGCTCCTGGCCAGCATCCTGATTGCTACCAGTCTGCGGTTTTTCCTGCAGATCAAGGCCCAGGGAATGGCGTCCGCCAGTCACGCCGCTATCATCATGACGCTGGAGCCGGTGTGGACGGCCTTGCTGGCCATGCTCTGGCTGCAGGAACAGATGAGCCTGCAGCAACTCTTTGGCTGTTCGCTGATTTTCCTGTCCCTGCTGATCAACCGCTGGCGCTGGCTACTGCACAGGCCCAAGCCTGGAGCCTAG
- a CDS encoding TetR/AcrR family transcriptional regulator — MQFEVNAHSADKPAGRIRQQNEKLIISAAEQEFSCHGFKGTSMQRVADRAGLPKANIHYYFSNKLGLYHAVLANIIDLWDSTFNELSAEDDPAIVLPRYIAAKIEFSRQYPLASRIFAMEILSGGPHLSAFFKQDYRSWFKQRAAVFEHWIDAGKMSPVDPAHLIFLLWGSTQHYADFAVQIEAALGEESLGPEVYETATRTLTDIILRGCGIRLENQDTEPCAIV; from the coding sequence ATGCAGTTCGAAGTGAATGCTCACAGTGCAGACAAACCCGCCGGGCGCATTCGGCAGCAAAACGAAAAACTGATCATCAGTGCCGCCGAGCAGGAGTTCTCCTGCCATGGGTTCAAGGGCACCAGCATGCAAAGGGTTGCCGATCGCGCGGGCCTGCCAAAAGCCAATATCCACTATTATTTCAGCAACAAGCTGGGGCTTTACCATGCCGTGCTGGCCAACATTATCGACCTCTGGGACAGCACCTTCAACGAGCTGAGCGCAGAAGATGACCCCGCAATCGTCCTGCCACGCTATATTGCCGCCAAAATCGAATTCTCCCGGCAATACCCGCTGGCGTCGCGCATCTTTGCGATGGAAATTCTGAGTGGCGGCCCCCACCTGAGCGCATTTTTCAAGCAGGACTACCGCAGCTGGTTCAAACAGCGGGCCGCGGTTTTTGAGCACTGGATTGACGCCGGCAAGATGAGCCCCGTAGACCCGGCCCACCTTATATTCCTGCTCTGGGGGTCCACCCAGCACTATGCCGACTTTGCCGTGCAGATTGAAGCGGCCCTCGGGGAGGAATCACTGGGGCCGGAAGTCTACGAAACGGCCACCCGGACGCTGACCGACATTATTTTGCGCGGCTGTGGCATACGGCTGGAGAACCAAGACACAGAGCCCTGCGCAATCGTTTGA
- a CDS encoding GGDEF domain-containing protein — MSPLDARCLRRKLLEAQHEQTPVALCGGAFVSACAGGYYWWLTQQRFYLYWMLVAALVILSRLALYLCFAAWRRRQNGKAVESASWRHLHVAGFVAAALTWAIVGLYVEYSLPFADAAFIYVCLAGMVAGSVVSTASVSPRMFLIFSAITLLPLSLVLLISLEPQKIAMGLVCVGFFVFSLRSIYRIADIFEGFVASSVVNEQLLRELRQEQRQVLKLNEQLREDIEMRSRTEQQLRAQKQRAESLAEKLYALSSIDGLTEIPNRRYFDEHFTEEWSRALRVQSVLSLIICDIDYFKDFNDRYGHLMGDDCLKAVASTLDLHARRAGDAVTRFGGEEFAIILPGIGLQEACMLAEQMREAVMALGIAHTESRVSDLVTISMGVACTIPSKDARPDMLIQHADEALYRAKHQGRNQVVSAGAV, encoded by the coding sequence ATGAGTCCGCTGGACGCCCGCTGTCTGCGCAGGAAGCTACTGGAGGCTCAGCATGAGCAAACGCCGGTTGCCCTGTGCGGGGGAGCCTTTGTGTCCGCCTGTGCCGGGGGCTACTACTGGTGGCTCACGCAGCAGAGGTTCTATCTGTACTGGATGCTGGTGGCCGCGCTGGTGATTCTGTCACGTCTGGCACTGTATCTGTGTTTCGCCGCCTGGCGCAGGCGTCAGAATGGCAAGGCGGTTGAGTCCGCCAGCTGGCGCCATCTGCATGTCGCAGGCTTCGTTGCCGCCGCCCTGACATGGGCAATCGTTGGCCTTTATGTCGAGTACAGCCTGCCCTTCGCCGATGCGGCTTTTATTTACGTGTGCCTGGCCGGGATGGTGGCTGGCAGCGTGGTGAGCACCGCATCGGTATCGCCCCGGATGTTTCTGATCTTTTCCGCCATTACGCTGCTGCCGCTGTCACTGGTGCTGCTGATTTCACTTGAGCCGCAGAAGATCGCGATGGGGCTGGTGTGCGTGGGATTTTTCGTATTCTCGTTACGCTCCATTTACCGTATAGCGGATATTTTTGAGGGCTTCGTGGCCAGCAGTGTGGTCAATGAGCAGCTGTTGCGCGAGTTGCGCCAGGAGCAGCGTCAGGTGCTCAAATTGAATGAGCAGCTGCGCGAGGATATTGAAATGCGCAGCCGGACTGAGCAGCAGCTGCGGGCGCAAAAACAGCGCGCCGAATCTCTGGCCGAGAAACTGTACGCGCTTTCATCCATCGATGGACTGACTGAAATACCGAACCGGCGCTATTTCGACGAGCACTTTACCGAGGAGTGGAGTCGTGCCCTGCGCGTACAGTCGGTGCTGTCGCTGATTATCTGCGATATTGATTACTTCAAGGATTTCAATGATCGCTATGGTCACCTGATGGGGGATGATTGCTTGAAGGCGGTGGCCAGCACACTGGACCTGCATGCCAGGCGGGCGGGCGATGCGGTAACCCGCTTTGGCGGCGAGGAGTTTGCCATTATTCTGCCGGGCATTGGGCTGCAGGAAGCCTGCATGCTGGCCGAACAGATGCGCGAGGCGGTCATGGCGCTGGGCATTGCCCATACCGAGTCCCGGGTCAGTGATCTGGTGACCATCAGTATGGGGGTGGCCTGTACCATCCCGAGCAAGGATGCGCGCCCGGATATGCTAATACAGCACGCTGATGAGGCGCTCTACCGTGCCAAGCACCAGGGGCGCAACCAGGTGGTCAGCGCCGGTGCCGTTTAA
- the hmpA gene encoding NO-inducible flavohemoprotein encodes MLQPDQIATVQATLPLLESAGPALTEHFYARMFRDNPELKDVFNLAHQTSGAQPVALFNAILAYARHLHNPAVLSQAVERIAQKHTGFLIRPQQYAIVGHHLLETIRELAPDAATPEVLHAWELAYGQLAQIFIDRESEIYDQAASADGGWRGTRRFRLVHKTAESQLITSFEFAPVDGKAVSAFKPGQYLTVSISHPSLKQHEYRQYSLSDAPNGRSYRISVKREDRPVPGQVSTYLHDELQVGDEIDLLPPAGDFYLEVQNDAPVVLLSGGVGLTPMLSMFNSLAQADHPGPVYFLHGCENGRQHAFARHVADLCEARESRHSFTWYQAPLETDIADQDYQATGLMDLAPLRAALDTEQTEYYFCGPLPFMQAIHRQLKAWGVADCRLHYELFGPHQAL; translated from the coding sequence ATGCTACAGCCCGACCAGATCGCCACAGTTCAGGCCACCCTGCCATTGCTGGAGTCCGCAGGTCCTGCACTGACGGAGCACTTTTATGCCCGCATGTTCCGTGACAATCCCGAACTCAAGGATGTATTCAACCTCGCCCATCAGACATCAGGTGCGCAGCCTGTCGCCCTGTTTAACGCCATCCTGGCCTACGCCCGCCATTTGCATAATCCGGCAGTACTGAGCCAGGCCGTAGAACGCATTGCCCAGAAGCACACCGGATTCCTGATCCGCCCGCAGCAGTACGCTATTGTCGGCCATCACCTGCTCGAAACCATCCGCGAGCTGGCGCCCGATGCAGCTACACCCGAGGTGCTGCACGCCTGGGAGCTGGCTTACGGGCAACTGGCACAGATATTCATTGACCGGGAAAGCGAAATCTACGACCAGGCCGCCAGCGCGGACGGCGGCTGGCGCGGCACCCGACGCTTTCGCCTGGTACACAAGACCGCGGAAAGCCAGCTGATCACGTCATTCGAGTTTGCCCCCGTCGACGGCAAGGCGGTCAGCGCGTTCAAGCCCGGCCAGTACCTGACAGTGTCCATCAGCCACCCCAGCCTAAAGCAGCACGAATACCGCCAGTACTCCCTTTCCGACGCCCCGAACGGACGCAGTTACCGTATCAGTGTCAAGCGGGAAGACAGGCCCGTACCCGGACAGGTATCCACCTACCTGCACGATGAGCTTCAAGTCGGTGACGAAATTGATCTGCTGCCACCGGCCGGTGACTTCTACCTGGAAGTGCAGAACGATGCCCCCGTGGTACTGCTGAGCGGCGGCGTGGGCCTGACACCCATGCTGAGCATGTTCAATAGCCTGGCGCAGGCCGACCACCCGGGGCCGGTTTACTTCCTGCACGGCTGCGAGAATGGCCGCCAGCACGCCTTTGCCCGGCACGTGGCAGACCTGTGCGAGGCCCGCGAATCGAGACACAGCTTCACCTGGTACCAGGCTCCGCTGGAAACCGACATCGCCGACCAGGACTATCAGGCCACCGGCCTGATGGACCTGGCGCCGCTGCGCGCTGCGCTTGATACAGAGCAGACCGAGTATTACTTCTGCGGCCCCCTGCCCTTCATGCAGGCCATTCACCGCCAACTGAAGGCTTGGGGTGTCGCCGACTGCCGTCTGCACTACGAGCTGTTCGGCCCGCACCAGGCGCTCTGA
- a CDS encoding 8-oxoguanine deaminase — protein MNPRLWIKSPLAIYTGTHQDARGGVVIEGNRIVELVGAGQQPSHPCQQTYDAGEQVVIPGLINTHHHFYQTLTRAYPDALNKELFPWLKSLYGVWAHLEPEMHALATRLALTELLLSGCTTAADHHYLFPAGMEQAIDIQVEEARALGIRAVLTRGSMSLGEKDGGLPPQSTVQTEEQILLDSERLINRYHERGDGAQIQIALAPCSPFSVTTDIMRESAVLAEKHDVRLHTHLAETLDEEAFCQQRFGMRTVDYLDSVGWLSSRTWLAHGIHFDDREIQRLGTAGVGICHCPSSNMMLASGICRNNELEAAGSPVGLGVDGSASNDGSNMINEVRQALYLQRLRYGASRVTHFDAYRWATAGSARVLGRDDIGTLAVGKQADLALFRLDELRFSGSHDPLAALLLCGAQQADRVMVAGDWKVIDGTLPGQDLQQLMAQHRQAALRLAEKAMAHR, from the coding sequence ATGAACCCACGTCTATGGATCAAGTCTCCGCTGGCCATCTACACCGGCACCCATCAGGATGCCCGCGGTGGCGTCGTGATCGAAGGCAACCGTATCGTTGAACTGGTTGGCGCCGGGCAACAGCCATCCCACCCCTGCCAGCAAACCTATGACGCCGGCGAGCAGGTCGTCATTCCCGGGCTGATCAACACGCACCACCACTTTTACCAGACCCTGACCCGCGCCTATCCGGATGCCCTGAACAAGGAGCTGTTTCCCTGGCTCAAGAGCCTCTACGGCGTCTGGGCACACCTGGAGCCGGAAATGCATGCGCTGGCCACCCGGCTGGCACTGACCGAGCTGCTGCTGTCCGGTTGCACCACCGCGGCCGATCATCACTACCTGTTTCCCGCCGGCATGGAGCAGGCCATTGATATTCAGGTAGAAGAAGCCCGTGCGCTCGGCATCCGGGCCGTGCTGACCCGCGGCTCCATGAGCCTGGGCGAGAAGGATGGCGGCCTGCCGCCCCAAAGTACCGTGCAGACTGAAGAGCAGATCCTGCTCGACAGCGAGCGGCTGATCAATCGCTACCACGAACGTGGCGACGGCGCCCAGATCCAGATCGCCCTGGCACCCTGCTCGCCCTTCTCGGTGACCACCGACATCATGCGCGAAAGCGCGGTACTGGCTGAAAAACACGATGTGCGGCTGCATACCCACCTGGCCGAAACCCTGGACGAAGAGGCCTTCTGCCAGCAACGCTTTGGCATGCGCACCGTGGATTACCTCGACAGTGTCGGCTGGCTGTCGTCACGCACCTGGCTGGCCCACGGCATTCATTTCGATGACCGGGAAATCCAGCGCCTGGGCACCGCCGGCGTCGGCATCTGCCACTGCCCGAGTTCCAACATGATGCTGGCCTCCGGTATCTGTCGCAATAACGAGCTCGAAGCCGCGGGTTCCCCCGTCGGCCTGGGGGTCGATGGTTCAGCCTCCAACGATGGCTCCAACATGATCAATGAAGTGCGCCAGGCGCTCTACCTGCAGCGCCTGCGTTACGGCGCCTCCAGGGTCACCCACTTCGATGCCTATCGCTGGGCCACTGCAGGTTCGGCCCGGGTACTGGGGCGGGACGATATCGGTACTCTGGCCGTCGGCAAGCAGGCGGACCTGGCCCTGTTCCGGCTCGACGAGCTGCGCTTTTCCGGTAGCCACGATCCGCTGGCCGCCCTGCTGCTGTGCGGCGCCCAGCAGGCAGACCGCGTGATGGTGGCCGGCGACTGGAAGGTGATCGACGGCACCCTGCCGGGCCAGGACTTGCAGCAGCTGATGGCCCAGCACCGTCAGGCGGCCCTGCGCCTGGCTGAAAAAGCCATGGCGCATCGCTGA
- the gpt gene encoding xanthine phosphoribosyltransferase, with amino-acid sequence MASVPYRKDFPVSWEELHRNARALSWRLLELGPWKGIIAITRGGMVPAAILARELDIRLIDTICVTSYDKSTGSGGAAMVRGDLNIIKSVEGDGEGMILVDDLVDTGKTAQCVRDLLPKAHFATIYAKPAGKPLVDTFITEVSQDTWIRFPWDMDYAFAPPMADR; translated from the coding sequence ATGGCTTCAGTGCCTTACCGCAAAGACTTCCCGGTATCCTGGGAGGAATTGCACCGCAATGCCCGCGCGCTGTCCTGGCGCCTGCTGGAACTGGGCCCCTGGAAAGGCATTATCGCCATCACCCGTGGCGGCATGGTACCGGCAGCCATTCTGGCGCGCGAACTCGATATACGCCTGATCGATACCATCTGCGTCACCAGCTACGACAAGAGCACGGGCAGTGGCGGGGCCGCCATGGTGCGCGGTGACCTCAACATTATCAAAAGCGTTGAGGGTGACGGCGAAGGCATGATCCTGGTCGATGACCTGGTTGATACCGGCAAGACCGCCCAGTGCGTGCGGGATCTGCTGCCAAAAGCCCACTTCGCCACCATCTACGCCAAGCCCGCCGGCAAGCCGCTGGTCGACACCTTTATTACCGAGGTCAGCCAGGACACCTGGATTCGCTTCCCCTGGGACATGGACTACGCCTTCGCGCCCCCCATGGCCGACCGTTAA
- a CDS encoding adenosine deaminase, with translation MEHFLNSLPKAELHIHLEGSLEPELMFELARRNNIELPYDTVDQIRGAYNFGNLQDFLDLYYQGAGVLQTEQDFYDLTWAYLKQCEAQNVIHTEPFFDPQTHCARGIDMGTVIRGIDRALQHGREQLGISSRLILCFLRHLSEDDAARTLEQALPYREHFVAVGLDSSETGHPPAKFQRVFDQARRQGLLCVAHAGEEGPPEYIWQALDLLRVARIDHGVRASEDPALIERLAREQIPLTVCPLSNVRLRVFDRMRDHNVLQLLQQGLRVTINSDDPAYFGGYMEENFLALHQGLSLTRAQAVRLSRNAFDSAFVSDEEKAALHARLDAFVSEYPG, from the coding sequence ATGGAACACTTTCTCAACAGCCTGCCCAAAGCCGAACTGCACATCCACCTGGAGGGCAGTCTCGAGCCCGAGCTGATGTTCGAACTGGCACGGCGCAATAACATCGAGCTGCCCTACGACACCGTTGACCAGATCCGCGGCGCCTACAACTTTGGCAACCTGCAGGACTTTCTCGATCTCTATTACCAGGGCGCCGGGGTCTTGCAAACCGAGCAGGATTTCTACGACCTGACCTGGGCCTACCTCAAGCAGTGCGAAGCCCAGAACGTGATCCATACCGAACCCTTCTTCGACCCGCAGACCCACTGCGCCCGCGGCATCGACATGGGCACGGTGATCCGCGGCATTGACCGGGCACTGCAGCATGGCCGCGAGCAGCTGGGCATCAGCAGCCGGCTGATTCTGTGCTTCCTGCGCCACCTGAGCGAAGATGACGCCGCCCGCACCCTGGAACAGGCCCTGCCCTATCGCGAACACTTCGTGGCCGTTGGCCTGGACAGCTCGGAAACAGGCCACCCGCCCGCCAAGTTTCAGCGCGTGTTCGACCAGGCCCGCCGACAGGGCCTGCTCTGCGTCGCCCACGCCGGCGAAGAAGGGCCACCGGAATACATCTGGCAGGCGCTGGACCTGCTGCGGGTCGCCCGTATCGATCATGGCGTGCGGGCCAGCGAGGACCCGGCGCTGATCGAACGCCTGGCACGCGAGCAGATTCCCCTGACCGTTTGCCCGCTGTCCAATGTGCGCCTGCGGGTGTTCGATCGAATGCGGGATCACAATGTGCTGCAACTGCTGCAACAGGGGCTGCGCGTGACCATCAATTCCGATGATCCGGCCTACTTCGGCGGCTATATGGAGGAAAACTTTTTGGCGCTGCACCAGGGCCTGTCACTGACCCGCGCCCAGGCCGTCAGACTCAGTCGCAATGCCTTTGACAGTGCCTTTGTCAGCGATGAAGAAAAGGCGGCCCTGCATGCCCGCCTTGACGCCTTTGTGAGTGAATACCCGGGGTAG